One Loxodonta africana isolate mLoxAfr1 chromosome 15, mLoxAfr1.hap2, whole genome shotgun sequence genomic window carries:
- the SCN2B gene encoding sodium channel subunit beta-2 isoform X1 — protein MHRDAWPPGPAFRLTGLSLFFSLVPPGRSMEVMVPLILNVLNGSDARLPCTFNSCYTVNHKQFSLNWTYQECSNCSEEMFLQFRMKIINLKPEQFRDRVEFSGNPSKYDVSVTLKNVQPEDKGIYNCYIMNPPDRHRGHGRIHLRVLMEEPPERDSTVAVIVGASVGGFLAVVILVLMVVKCVRRKKEQKLSTDDLKTEEEGKTDGEGNADDGTK, from the exons ATGCACAGAGATGCCTGGCCACCTGGCCCTGCCTTCAGGCTCACGGGGCTCagtctctttttctctttgg TGCCACCAGGGCGGAGCATGGAGGTCATGGTACCCCTTATCCTCAATGTCCTCAATGGCTCTGATGCCCGCCTGCCCTGCACCTTCAACTCCTGCTACACAGTGAACCACAAGCAGTTCTCCTTGAACTGGACGTACCAGGAGTGCAGCAACTGCTCAGAGGAGATG TTCCTCCAGTTCCGCATGAAGATCATCAACCTGAAGCCAGAGCAGTTTCGAGATCGCGTGGAGTTCTCGGGGAACCCCAGCAAGTACGATGTGTCGGTGACGCTGAAAAACGTGCAGCCTGAAGATAAGGGCATCTACAACTGCTACATCATGAACCCGCCCGACCGCCACCGTGGCCACGGCAGGATTCACCTGCGGGTCCTCATGGAAG AACCCCCTGAGCGGGATTCCACAGTGGCAGTGATTGTGGGCGCCTCGGTAGGGGGATTCCTGGCTGTGGTCATCTTGGTGCTGATGGTAGTCAAGTGCGTGAGGAGGAAAAAAGAGCAGAAACTGAGCACTGACGACCTGAAGACCGAGGAAGAAGGCAAGACGGATGGCGAGGGCAATGCAGACGATGGCACCAAGTAA
- the SCN2B gene encoding sodium channel subunit beta-2 isoform X2 — protein MPPGRSMEVMVPLILNVLNGSDARLPCTFNSCYTVNHKQFSLNWTYQECSNCSEEMFLQFRMKIINLKPEQFRDRVEFSGNPSKYDVSVTLKNVQPEDKGIYNCYIMNPPDRHRGHGRIHLRVLMEEPPERDSTVAVIVGASVGGFLAVVILVLMVVKCVRRKKEQKLSTDDLKTEEEGKTDGEGNADDGTK, from the exons A TGCCACCAGGGCGGAGCATGGAGGTCATGGTACCCCTTATCCTCAATGTCCTCAATGGCTCTGATGCCCGCCTGCCCTGCACCTTCAACTCCTGCTACACAGTGAACCACAAGCAGTTCTCCTTGAACTGGACGTACCAGGAGTGCAGCAACTGCTCAGAGGAGATG TTCCTCCAGTTCCGCATGAAGATCATCAACCTGAAGCCAGAGCAGTTTCGAGATCGCGTGGAGTTCTCGGGGAACCCCAGCAAGTACGATGTGTCGGTGACGCTGAAAAACGTGCAGCCTGAAGATAAGGGCATCTACAACTGCTACATCATGAACCCGCCCGACCGCCACCGTGGCCACGGCAGGATTCACCTGCGGGTCCTCATGGAAG AACCCCCTGAGCGGGATTCCACAGTGGCAGTGATTGTGGGCGCCTCGGTAGGGGGATTCCTGGCTGTGGTCATCTTGGTGCTGATGGTAGTCAAGTGCGTGAGGAGGAAAAAAGAGCAGAAACTGAGCACTGACGACCTGAAGACCGAGGAAGAAGGCAAGACGGATGGCGAGGGCAATGCAGACGATGGCACCAAGTAA